A DNA window from Actinomadura coerulea contains the following coding sequences:
- a CDS encoding PadR family transcriptional regulator has product MAAKKGAGVLELAVLGLLHESPMHGYELRKRLNTLLGMFRAFSYGSLYPCLKQLLANGLIMEDRPEEPNAPLALQSRRSKIVYKLTADGKERLQLLLTEAGPASWEDEGFGVHFAFFSHTRADVRLRILEGRRSRLEERLESVRAALARTRERVDSYTLELQNHGLESVEREVRWLNELIGRERAEQEQQAQQAQSAKRIDQDMPRDEGR; this is encoded by the coding sequence ATGGCGGCCAAGAAGGGCGCGGGCGTGCTGGAGCTCGCCGTGCTCGGACTGCTGCACGAGTCCCCGATGCACGGCTACGAGCTGCGCAAGCGGCTCAACACCCTGCTGGGCATGTTCCGCGCGTTCTCGTACGGCTCGCTCTACCCGTGCCTCAAGCAGCTCCTGGCCAACGGGCTGATCATGGAGGACCGGCCGGAGGAGCCGAACGCGCCGCTGGCGCTGCAGAGCCGCCGATCCAAGATCGTTTACAAGCTCACCGCCGACGGCAAGGAGCGCCTGCAACTGCTCCTCACCGAGGCCGGCCCGGCTTCGTGGGAGGACGAGGGGTTCGGCGTGCACTTCGCCTTCTTCTCGCACACCCGTGCCGACGTCCGGCTGCGGATCCTCGAAGGCCGGCGCAGCCGGCTGGAGGAGCGCCTGGAGAGCGTTCGCGCCGCCCTGGCGCGAACCCGCGAGCGAGTCGACTCCTACACCCTGGAACTGCAGAACCACGGGCTGGAGTCCGTCGAGCGCGAGGTCCGGTGGCTCAACGAGCTCATCGGGCGCGAGCGGGCCGAGCAGGAACAGCAAGCACAGCAAGCACAGTCAGCTAAGCGAATTGACCAGGACATGCCTCGGGACGAGGGCCGCTGA
- a CDS encoding inositol-3-phosphate synthase, which translates to MGSVRVAIVGVGNCASSLVQGVEFYKDAAPDTRVPGLMHVQFGEYHVGDVEFVAAFDVDAKKVGMDLSEAIHASENNTIKFADVPPTGVTVQRGHTFDGLGEYYLDMVEESDAKPVDVVQALKDAEVDVLVSYLPVGSEEADRFYAQCAIDAKVAFVNALPVFIASDPEWAQKFTDAGVPIVGDDIKSQVGATITHRVMARLFEDRGVELLRTYQLNFGGNMDFMNMLERKRLQSKKISKTQSVTSQIPHEMAKADVHIGPSDHVPWLDDRKWAYVRLEGRSFGDTPLNLEYKLEVWDSPNSAGVIIDAVRAAKIAKDRGIGGPILSASSYFMKSPPEQYNDDQAHDAVEKFIRGEIER; encoded by the coding sequence ATGGGTTCCGTGCGCGTAGCCATCGTCGGTGTGGGCAACTGCGCCTCTTCGCTCGTCCAGGGCGTCGAGTTCTACAAGGACGCGGCCCCTGACACGCGAGTTCCCGGCCTGATGCACGTCCAGTTCGGCGAGTACCACGTGGGCGACGTCGAGTTCGTGGCGGCGTTCGACGTGGACGCCAAGAAGGTGGGGATGGACCTCTCCGAGGCCATCCACGCCAGCGAGAACAACACCATCAAGTTCGCCGACGTGCCGCCCACCGGGGTGACCGTCCAGCGCGGGCACACTTTCGACGGCCTTGGCGAGTACTACCTGGACATGGTCGAGGAGTCCGACGCCAAGCCGGTCGACGTCGTGCAGGCGCTGAAGGACGCCGAGGTGGACGTCCTGGTGTCGTACCTGCCGGTGGGCTCCGAGGAGGCCGACCGCTTCTACGCCCAGTGCGCGATCGACGCCAAGGTCGCGTTCGTGAACGCGCTTCCGGTGTTCATCGCCAGCGACCCCGAGTGGGCGCAGAAGTTCACCGACGCCGGTGTGCCGATCGTCGGCGACGACATCAAGTCGCAGGTCGGCGCGACCATCACGCACCGCGTCATGGCCCGCCTCTTCGAGGACCGCGGCGTCGAGCTGCTGCGCACGTACCAGCTCAACTTCGGCGGCAACATGGACTTCATGAACATGCTGGAGCGCAAGCGGCTCCAGTCCAAGAAGATCTCCAAGACGCAGTCGGTCACCTCGCAGATCCCGCACGAGATGGCGAAGGCGGACGTGCACATCGGCCCGTCCGACCACGTGCCGTGGCTGGACGACCGCAAGTGGGCCTACGTCCGCCTGGAGGGCCGCTCCTTCGGCGACACGCCCCTCAACCTGGAGTACAAGCTGGAGGTCTGGGACTCCCCGAACTCCGCCGGCGTCATCATCGACGCCGTCCGCGCCGCCAAGATCGCCAAGGACCGCGGCATCGGCGGCCCGATCCTGTCGGCCAGCTCCTACTTCATGAAGTCGCCGCCGGAGCAGTACAACGACGACCAGGCGCACGACGCGGTGGAGAAGTTCATCCGCGGCGAGATCGAGCGCTGA
- a CDS encoding ABC transporter substrate-binding protein: MAAREMIKVTAGLAGLVVGLAGCAGGGDGATAEGASRQGGTLRVVGSSDVEHLDPASVASVGAYGLVRTFARTLFGNRASNDFQETVPVRPDVAERIPTRENGDIGKDRRTYTVRLRDGVRWNTNPPRPVTAEDFVRGFERLCNPASPSAAKGYFVSTLRGMDAFCRGYGSVNAKDARAIAAYQRDHGFEGVRAENERTLVFRLKRPASDFLNLLALPVTAAAPQEYDRYVPDSAEFRQHTVSDGPYQITDYKPGISYLLTHNPVWQAGSDPLRERHVAKIQITLGQDSPETVQQQIEQGTADLAWDQPVPTSAIPRLRDDPRFAIRETPNNSPYLVFNTRSPRNRGALGDRAVRQALEYAVDRSALIKIVGGPSVARPLHTVIPPGNSGYAAVDHYPTPGESGDPAKCRELLGKTGRSGLSLKFPYRTNSVHKLIAQSIAQNLDACGVETELTPDSGGSFYSSTLSTPARAREGKWDIAAPGWVPDWYGNNGRSIIQPLFDGRAYGPGSTNYGGYDNPQVNALIDAALTAPDAQRAAGYWQQADQKIMEDAAIVPLLDRAQTTYRSSRVHGAFFLPTTAGYDLTRVFIA, from the coding sequence GTGGCGGCACGCGAAATGATCAAGGTGACGGCGGGGCTGGCGGGTCTCGTTGTGGGGCTCGCCGGATGCGCCGGAGGAGGTGACGGCGCGACCGCGGAGGGCGCGTCCCGCCAGGGCGGCACGCTGCGCGTCGTCGGGTCCTCCGACGTCGAGCACCTCGACCCCGCGTCCGTGGCCAGCGTCGGCGCGTACGGGCTCGTCCGCACGTTCGCCCGGACGCTGTTCGGGAACCGGGCGTCCAACGACTTCCAGGAGACGGTCCCCGTGCGGCCCGACGTCGCCGAGCGGATCCCGACGCGCGAGAACGGCGACATCGGCAAGGACCGCCGCACGTACACGGTCCGGCTGCGCGACGGCGTCCGGTGGAACACCAACCCGCCGCGCCCCGTCACCGCCGAGGACTTCGTCCGCGGCTTCGAGCGGCTGTGCAACCCGGCCTCCCCGTCCGCCGCCAAGGGCTACTTCGTCTCCACGCTCAGGGGCATGGACGCGTTCTGCCGGGGCTACGGCTCCGTGAACGCCAAGGACGCGCGGGCGATCGCCGCCTACCAGCGCGACCACGGGTTCGAGGGCGTCCGCGCCGAGAACGAGCGGACGCTGGTGTTCAGGCTCAAGCGTCCCGCCAGCGACTTCCTCAACCTGCTGGCGCTGCCGGTCACCGCGGCCGCGCCGCAGGAGTACGACCGCTACGTCCCGGACAGTGCCGAGTTCCGGCAGCACACCGTCTCCGACGGCCCGTACCAGATCACCGACTACAAGCCGGGCATCTCCTACCTGCTCACCCACAACCCGGTGTGGCAGGCGGGTTCGGACCCGCTCCGCGAGCGGCACGTCGCGAAGATCCAGATCACGCTGGGGCAGGACTCGCCGGAGACCGTCCAGCAGCAGATCGAGCAGGGCACCGCCGACCTCGCGTGGGACCAGCCCGTCCCGACGTCGGCGATCCCGCGGCTGCGCGACGACCCGCGCTTCGCGATCAGGGAGACCCCGAACAACAGCCCCTACCTGGTCTTCAACACGCGCAGCCCCCGCAACCGCGGCGCGCTCGGCGACCGGGCCGTCCGGCAGGCGCTGGAGTACGCCGTCGACCGCAGCGCCCTCATCAAGATCGTCGGCGGTCCGTCGGTGGCGAGGCCGCTGCACACGGTGATCCCGCCGGGCAACTCCGGTTACGCGGCCGTCGACCACTACCCCACGCCCGGCGAGTCCGGCGATCCCGCCAAGTGCCGTGAACTCCTCGGCAAGACGGGCCGCTCCGGCCTCTCGCTGAAGTTCCCCTACCGGACCAACAGCGTCCACAAGCTGATCGCCCAGTCCATCGCCCAGAACCTCGACGCCTGCGGGGTGGAGACCGAGCTGACCCCCGACTCGGGCGGCTCCTTCTACTCCAGCACCCTGTCCACCCCCGCACGCGCCCGCGAGGGCAAATGGGACATCGCCGCTCCCGGCTGGGTCCCCGACTGGTACGGCAACAACGGCCGCTCGATCATCCAGCCCCTCTTCGACGGCCGCGCCTACGGCCCCGGCTCCACCAACTACGGCGGCTACGACAACCCGCAGGTCAACGCCCTCATCGACGCCGCCCTCACCGCCCCCGACGCCCAGCGCGCCGCCGGCTACTGGCAGCAGGCCGACCAGAAGATCATGGAGGACGCCGCGATCGTCCCCCTCCTCGACCGCGCCCAGACCACCTACCGCTCCTCCCGGGTCCACGGCGCCTTCTTCCTCCCCACCACCGCCGGCTACGACCTAACGAGAGTGTTCATCGCCTAG
- a CDS encoding MFS transporter, producing the protein MRAGELRGILKGRDFLRLYGTRLASQLTDGVFQVALAGYVFFSPERQATATKAAAAFAVTLLPYSVLGPFAGVFIDRWRRRQILVWTPVLRAFLVLLVAGLVAGGQDGLGFFLGVLVVLGVNRFFLAALSAALPHVVRRDQLVTANAFSVTSGTVVAFGGAGLGYGLRRGFGAGHDGTALILVAAAALFLLAGLIATTLPKGLLGPHRAAEDVETGAEASAAPRVVEVIRGVLNGLVDGGRHIARRPQAALALGAISFHRFLYGVVLIMTLLLCRNHFADGPDKGLETFALMLGVSGAGYFAAALITPLVVRRISKQAWVAWQLGGAALSLLVLGMPFAERPWAVGAFLLGVVSQGVKLCVDTTLQETIDDEYRGRVFAVYDMLFNATFAAAAAAAATWLPPDGRAGLTLLAVIAAYAAGAVAYRTAASRVRRPAHALR; encoded by the coding sequence ATGCGAGCGGGTGAGTTGCGGGGGATCTTGAAGGGGCGGGATTTCCTGCGCCTCTACGGGACCCGGCTCGCTTCGCAGCTGACGGACGGCGTGTTCCAGGTGGCGCTCGCCGGATACGTGTTCTTCTCTCCCGAGCGGCAGGCGACGGCGACGAAGGCGGCGGCCGCGTTCGCGGTGACGCTGCTTCCCTACTCGGTTCTCGGGCCGTTCGCCGGTGTGTTCATCGACCGGTGGCGGCGGCGGCAGATCCTCGTGTGGACGCCGGTGCTGCGCGCGTTCCTCGTGCTGCTCGTCGCGGGACTCGTGGCGGGCGGGCAGGACGGGCTCGGCTTCTTCCTCGGCGTGCTCGTCGTGCTGGGGGTGAACCGCTTCTTCCTCGCGGCGCTGTCGGCGGCGCTCCCGCACGTCGTGCGGCGCGACCAGCTCGTCACGGCGAACGCGTTCAGCGTGACCTCAGGGACGGTCGTCGCGTTCGGGGGTGCGGGGCTCGGCTACGGGCTCCGGCGCGGGTTCGGCGCGGGGCACGACGGGACGGCGCTGATCCTCGTGGCCGCGGCGGCGCTGTTCCTGCTGGCCGGACTGATCGCGACGACGCTGCCGAAGGGGCTGCTCGGCCCCCACCGGGCGGCGGAGGACGTCGAGACCGGGGCGGAGGCGTCGGCGGCGCCCCGGGTCGTCGAGGTGATCCGGGGGGTTCTGAACGGGCTCGTGGACGGGGGGCGGCATATCGCGCGGCGGCCGCAGGCGGCGCTGGCGCTCGGCGCGATCTCGTTCCACCGGTTCCTGTACGGCGTCGTTCTGATCATGACGCTGCTGCTGTGCCGGAACCACTTCGCCGACGGCCCCGACAAGGGCCTGGAGACGTTCGCGCTGATGCTGGGAGTGTCCGGCGCCGGGTACTTCGCGGCGGCACTGATCACGCCGCTGGTGGTGCGGCGGATCAGCAAGCAGGCGTGGGTGGCGTGGCAGCTCGGCGGGGCGGCGCTGAGCCTGCTCGTCCTCGGCATGCCGTTCGCGGAGCGCCCCTGGGCGGTCGGCGCCTTCCTGCTCGGCGTGGTGTCGCAGGGCGTGAAGCTGTGCGTCGACACGACGCTCCAGGAGACGATCGACGACGAGTACCGGGGGCGGGTGTTCGCCGTCTACGACATGCTGTTCAACGCGACGTTCGCCGCTGCCGCCGCCGCTGCCGCGACGTGGCTGCCGCCGGACGGGCGCGCCGGCCTCACGCTCCTCGCGGTGATCGCGGCGTACGCGGCGGGCGCCGTCGCCTACCGGACGGCCGCCTCCCGCGTGCGCCGGCCGGCGCACGCCCTGCGCTAG
- a CDS encoding adenosylmethionine--8-amino-7-oxononanoate transaminase gives MIPLRLGRMSPRETERMLEFDREHIWHPYAPLPASAPALPVVSADGVRLTLADGTELIDGMSSWWAAVHGYNHPKLNAAVTGQLGKMAHVMFGGLTHPPAVRLAERLVELTPEPLTKVFFADSGSVGVEVAIKMALQFWRSQGRPERRRLLTVRGGYHGDTFGDMAVCDPVNGMHHMFTDVLAQNVFAPPPPLGYSAEPDETYLDGLAELAAKHAGELAGIIAEPIVQGAGGMRFYAPEYLRALRDIADEHGLLLILDEIATGFGRTGELWGCDHAEVVPDIMCLGKALTGGYMTMAATLCTDRVAHGITSGEAGVLMHGPTYMANPLAAAVASASIDLLLARDWRDEVDTIEAVLTSELEDAAEFPGVADVRVLGAIGVVEAREPVDVPSVQEIAMAHGVWLRPFGKLIYTMPPYVCTEDEVHHIAAALHAVAESL, from the coding sequence ATGATCCCGTTGCGGCTGGGGCGGATGAGCCCCCGCGAGACCGAGCGGATGCTGGAGTTCGACCGCGAGCACATCTGGCACCCCTACGCGCCGCTGCCCGCGTCGGCGCCCGCGCTGCCGGTCGTGTCGGCGGACGGGGTGCGGCTGACCCTCGCGGACGGCACCGAGCTGATCGACGGCATGTCCTCGTGGTGGGCGGCCGTGCACGGCTACAACCACCCGAAGCTGAACGCGGCCGTCACCGGGCAGCTCGGCAAGATGGCGCACGTGATGTTCGGCGGGCTCACGCACCCGCCCGCCGTCCGGCTCGCCGAGCGGCTCGTCGAGCTCACCCCGGAGCCGCTGACCAAGGTGTTCTTCGCCGACTCGGGGTCCGTCGGCGTCGAGGTCGCGATCAAAATGGCGCTGCAGTTCTGGCGGTCGCAGGGGCGTCCGGAACGGCGCCGGCTCCTCACCGTCCGGGGCGGCTACCACGGCGACACGTTCGGCGACATGGCCGTGTGCGACCCGGTGAACGGGATGCACCACATGTTCACCGACGTCCTCGCCCAGAACGTCTTCGCGCCGCCGCCCCCGCTCGGCTACAGCGCCGAACCCGACGAGACGTACCTGGACGGGCTGGCGGAACTGGCCGCGAAGCACGCGGGCGAGCTCGCCGGGATCATCGCGGAACCGATCGTCCAGGGCGCCGGTGGCATGCGCTTCTACGCCCCCGAGTACCTGCGCGCCCTCCGCGACATCGCCGACGAGCACGGCCTGCTGCTGATCCTGGACGAGATCGCCACGGGGTTCGGCCGGACGGGCGAGCTGTGGGGCTGCGACCACGCCGAGGTCGTCCCCGACATCATGTGCCTCGGCAAGGCCCTGACCGGCGGCTACATGACGATGGCCGCGACGCTGTGCACCGACCGCGTCGCCCACGGCATCACCTCCGGCGAGGCGGGCGTCCTGATGCACGGGCCCACCTACATGGCCAACCCGCTGGCCGCCGCGGTCGCGTCGGCGTCCATCGACCTGCTGCTCGCCCGCGACTGGCGGGACGAGGTCGACACCATCGAGGCGGTCCTGACCAGCGAGCTCGAAGACGCCGCGGAGTTCCCCGGGGTGGCGGACGTCCGCGTCCTCGGCGCGATCGGCGTCGTGGAGGCGCGCGAGCCGGTGGACGTCCCGTCCGTCCAGGAGATCGCCATGGCGCACGGCGTCTGGCTGCGGCCCTTCGGCAAGCTGATCTACACGATGCCGCCGTACGTGTGCACGGAAGACGAGGTGCACCACATCGCCGCGGCCCTGCACGCCGTGGCGGAGTCGCTCTAG
- a CDS encoding CCA tRNA nucleotidyltransferase, with protein MAVPDQNVTPESSRRTAIAELLRGIAPVADELGTRFAAAGHELALVGGPVRDALLRRPTKDVDLTTDAPPERTLEIIRGWADAHWTIGIEFGTVGLRKNGVELEITTYRSETYDPKSRKPEVSYGTSLVEDLRRRDFAVNAMAARLPGHDFVDPFGGLTDLQRKVLRTPGRPEDSFSDDPLRMMRAARFASQLGFTVAPDVVRAMKDMADRIEIVSAERVRDELSKLLCGRYPREGLALLVETGLAAHVLPELPKLRLEIDEHHRHKDVYEHSLIVLEQAIAQEEDGPDLVLRLAALLHDIGKPRTRRFEAGGRVSFHHHEVVGAKMTRKRLTALRYPKDVISDVSRLVELHLRFHGYGTGEWTDSAVRRYVRDAGPLLTRLHKLTRADCTTRNKRKADRLRRTYDDLEVRIERLAEEEELAAIRPEIDGNEIQEILGIAPGPLVGRAYKFLLELRLDRGMIGKEAAAEELRRWAAAEGVGAPSGEGEGE; from the coding sequence ATGGCCGTGCCTGACCAGAACGTGACCCCAGAGTCCTCGCGGCGTACCGCGATCGCCGAGCTGCTGCGCGGGATCGCGCCCGTCGCCGACGAGCTCGGCACCCGGTTCGCGGCGGCCGGTCACGAGCTGGCGCTGGTCGGCGGGCCCGTCCGGGACGCGCTGCTGCGCCGTCCGACCAAGGACGTGGACCTGACCACCGACGCCCCGCCCGAGCGCACCCTGGAGATCATCCGGGGGTGGGCGGACGCGCACTGGACGATCGGCATCGAGTTCGGCACGGTCGGCCTGCGCAAGAACGGCGTCGAGCTGGAGATCACCACCTACCGCAGCGAGACCTACGATCCGAAGTCCCGCAAGCCGGAGGTGTCCTACGGGACCTCCCTCGTGGAGGACCTGCGCCGCCGCGACTTCGCCGTCAACGCGATGGCGGCGCGACTGCCCGGGCACGACTTCGTCGATCCGTTCGGCGGCCTCACCGACCTGCAGCGCAAGGTGCTGCGGACGCCCGGCCGACCGGAGGACTCCTTCAGCGACGACCCGCTGCGGATGATGCGCGCCGCCCGGTTCGCCTCCCAGCTCGGCTTCACGGTCGCGCCCGACGTCGTCCGCGCGATGAAGGACATGGCGGACCGCATCGAGATCGTGTCGGCCGAACGGGTCCGGGACGAGCTGTCCAAGCTGCTCTGCGGCCGGTACCCGCGGGAGGGCCTGGCGCTGCTGGTCGAGACCGGTCTCGCCGCGCACGTCCTGCCCGAGCTGCCGAAGCTGCGGCTGGAGATCGACGAGCATCACCGGCACAAGGACGTCTACGAGCACTCCCTGATCGTCCTGGAGCAGGCGATCGCGCAGGAGGAGGACGGCCCCGACCTCGTGCTGCGGCTCGCGGCGCTGCTTCACGACATCGGCAAGCCCAGGACCCGCCGGTTCGAGGCGGGCGGACGCGTCTCGTTCCACCACCACGAGGTCGTGGGGGCGAAGATGACCCGCAAGCGGCTGACGGCGCTGCGCTACCCGAAGGACGTCATCTCCGACGTGTCCCGCCTCGTGGAGCTGCACCTGCGCTTCCACGGCTACGGCACCGGCGAGTGGACGGACTCGGCCGTCCGCCGGTACGTCCGCGACGCCGGGCCGCTCCTCACCCGCCTGCACAAGCTGACGCGCGCCGACTGCACCACCCGCAACAAGCGCAAGGCCGACCGCCTGCGCCGCACCTACGACGACCTGGAGGTGCGGATCGAGCGGCTGGCGGAGGAGGAGGAGCTCGCCGCGATCCGGCCGGAGATCGACGGCAACGAGATCCAGGAGATCCTCGGCATCGCCCCCGGTCCCCTCGTCGGGCGCGCCTACAAGTTCCTCCTCGAACTCCGCCTGGACCGCGGCATGATCGGCAAGGAGGCCGCGGCCGAGGAGCTGCGCCGCTGGGCCGCCGCCGAGGGCGTCGGCGCCCCCTCCGGCGAGGGGGAGGGCGAATGA
- a CDS encoding aminoacyl-tRNA deacylase, which produces MKDALTIHRTLLGWETPHEIVRLPLVMTRADELPRALGLPPERCLVTRVYSCEGAHLGRPFLAGAIVPAGRLPSTEAVRLGTGARAVRPAHADVVNAVTEYAAGLVCPLLLPESMPLLIDRGLVDGLHAHGVVYTATGEASTALGIKASTLYSLCRPKPVDLLAPLSAASAPGRDHVTT; this is translated from the coding sequence ATGAAGGACGCTCTCACCATCCACCGCACGCTTCTCGGCTGGGAGACGCCGCACGAGATCGTGCGGCTGCCCCTCGTGATGACACGGGCCGACGAACTGCCCAGAGCGCTCGGCCTTCCGCCGGAGCGGTGCCTGGTGACGCGCGTCTACTCCTGCGAGGGCGCCCACCTCGGCCGGCCCTTCCTGGCCGGGGCGATCGTCCCGGCGGGACGTCTGCCGTCCACCGAGGCGGTGCGGCTGGGCACGGGCGCCCGCGCCGTCCGTCCCGCCCACGCGGACGTGGTCAACGCCGTCACCGAGTACGCGGCCGGCCTGGTCTGCCCGCTCCTCCTTCCGGAGTCGATGCCGCTGCTGATCGACCGCGGGCTCGTGGACGGGCTCCACGCCCACGGCGTCGTCTACACCGCGACCGGCGAGGCGTCCACGGCGCTCGGCATCAAGGCCAGCACCCTGTACTCCCTCTGCCGCCCGAAACCCGTCGACCTGCTGGCCCCGCTCAGCGCCGCCTCCGCCCCCGGGCGGGACCACGTGACGACCTGA
- a CDS encoding DUF6049 family protein yields the protein MKAVGRALALAAMLPCLAMAAPAMASPAGTRAQAPANAPGGAPAAAHARAQVALALTKVTPKTLTPKSRIEISGAARNRSGRALAGLTLRLRYSAQPVTSRSQLDQLASGQQAALPNVAPQQQSLAQATRPGVTQGWSFRTTAQQLGLRAPVATPGVYPMRVEVLNSAQQVVGGMTTFLTMMPKQRSFKPVAVGWVLPLIDRMHRANDRTFIDDDLSKELAPGGRLHRIVEAGGTTGTPVTWAIDPALLDDVRQMASGDYFVKAPGAAKGVRKEKSKVAATWLASLKNAAKGDPYFVLPYGDPDVTALVRRKTTGDIGVAFDARNTGFVSQILGRQPDAHVAWPASGVGGPGTLEQLAKYALKDGGSFLMSSSQFENPATGAQPNATTALPTHLGTKKTLLYDQTVAQILNEGARSASRALMSEQRFLAETAMIAAEAPSVQRTVVVAPDRMWDPADGLAKNLLTYTKAAPWMREMPLRSIESAQPQARAFHGYSDDYEKYELGDVHLGQTRAIAKRAATFQAVMTGPVKISYERAVLRLESVGWRTSPGRAKRVRKELEDELKDEMHLVRVVPPKNRRVLMGGSSGKLPVLVENTLNDQSIKVRLVVTSENTAKLKLGELEPDDAVIELGPGERAQRWIPAQAAGNGNFGVRLELQIPGARGRTYGDGETITVTTTGYGRLALLITGGGLAVLFVGVGVRAIRARRRRKAEAAGDGSTGMGSPGTGEPGAGLPGAGFPGPGIPSAEYPGAPGTGLSGAGRPAGVPAGPSAPGAASGPAPAGADAAGQAGDASGPAGARSEDPAAVPGPADGPAAGHGEPRRRDGG from the coding sequence GTGAAAGCGGTCGGACGCGCGTTGGCGCTGGCCGCGATGCTGCCCTGTCTCGCGATGGCGGCCCCTGCCATGGCGTCCCCGGCGGGGACCCGGGCGCAGGCCCCCGCGAACGCTCCCGGCGGCGCCCCGGCGGCGGCCCACGCGCGCGCGCAGGTGGCGCTCGCGCTCACCAAGGTCACTCCGAAGACCCTCACCCCGAAATCCAGGATCGAGATCTCCGGGGCGGCGCGGAACCGCAGCGGCCGCGCGCTGGCCGGCCTCACCCTGCGGCTGCGCTACAGCGCCCAGCCCGTGACCAGCCGGAGCCAGCTCGACCAGCTCGCGTCCGGGCAGCAGGCAGCGCTGCCCAACGTCGCCCCGCAGCAGCAGTCCCTCGCCCAGGCGACCAGGCCCGGGGTGACCCAGGGATGGAGTTTCCGGACCACCGCGCAGCAGCTGGGCCTGCGCGCCCCCGTCGCCACCCCGGGCGTCTACCCGATGCGCGTCGAGGTGCTGAACTCCGCGCAGCAGGTCGTCGGCGGCATGACGACCTTCCTGACGATGATGCCGAAGCAGCGGAGCTTCAAGCCGGTGGCGGTCGGCTGGGTGCTGCCGCTGATCGACCGGATGCACCGTGCCAACGACCGCACGTTCATCGACGACGATCTCAGCAAGGAGCTGGCGCCCGGCGGCCGGCTCCACCGGATCGTGGAGGCCGGCGGCACCACCGGCACGCCGGTCACCTGGGCGATCGACCCCGCGCTGCTGGACGACGTGCGGCAGATGGCGTCGGGCGACTACTTCGTCAAGGCGCCCGGGGCGGCGAAGGGCGTCCGCAAGGAGAAGAGCAAGGTCGCCGCGACGTGGCTGGCGTCGCTCAAGAACGCCGCGAAGGGCGACCCCTACTTCGTCCTCCCGTACGGCGACCCCGACGTCACGGCCCTGGTCAGGCGTAAGACGACCGGCGACATCGGCGTCGCCTTCGACGCGCGCAACACCGGTTTCGTGTCGCAGATCCTCGGCCGCCAGCCCGACGCCCACGTCGCCTGGCCGGCGTCCGGCGTCGGCGGGCCCGGCACGCTCGAACAGCTCGCCAAGTACGCCCTGAAAGACGGCGGGTCGTTCCTGATGAGCAGCTCGCAGTTCGAGAACCCCGCGACGGGCGCGCAGCCGAACGCGACCACCGCCCTCCCGACGCACCTCGGCACCAAGAAGACCCTCCTCTACGACCAGACGGTCGCCCAGATCCTGAACGAGGGCGCGAGATCCGCCTCCCGGGCGCTGATGAGCGAGCAGCGCTTCCTCGCCGAGACCGCGATGATCGCGGCGGAGGCGCCGAGCGTCCAGCGCACCGTCGTCGTCGCCCCCGACCGGATGTGGGACCCCGCCGACGGGCTCGCCAAGAACCTGCTCACCTACACCAAGGCCGCGCCCTGGATGCGCGAGATGCCGCTGCGCTCGATCGAGTCGGCCCAGCCGCAGGCCCGCGCCTTCCACGGCTACTCCGACGACTACGAGAAGTACGAGCTGGGCGACGTCCACCTGGGCCAGACCCGGGCGATCGCGAAGCGCGCGGCGACGTTCCAGGCCGTGATGACCGGCCCGGTGAAGATCTCCTACGAGCGCGCCGTGCTGCGGCTGGAGTCGGTCGGCTGGCGGACGTCGCCGGGGCGCGCCAAGCGGGTCCGCAAGGAGCTGGAGGACGAGCTCAAGGACGAGATGCACCTGGTCCGCGTCGTCCCCCCGAAGAACAGGCGCGTGCTGATGGGGGGCAGCTCCGGCAAGCTCCCCGTCCTGGTCGAGAACACGCTGAACGACCAGTCGATCAAGGTCCGGCTCGTCGTGACCTCGGAGAACACCGCCAAGCTCAAGCTCGGTGAGCTGGAGCCCGACGACGCGGTGATCGAGCTCGGGCCCGGCGAGCGGGCCCAGCGGTGGATCCCGGCGCAGGCGGCCGGCAACGGCAACTTCGGCGTCCGCCTCGAGCTGCAGATTCCCGGCGCGCGCGGCCGGACGTACGGTGACGGCGAGACCATCACGGTCACCACGACCGGATACGGGCGGCTCGCCCTGCTCATCACGGGCGGCGGACTTGCCGTACTCTTCGTGGGCGTCGGAGTGCGGGCCATCAGAGCGAGGCGCCGCCGGAAAGCGGAGGCAGCCGGTGACGGGTCGACCGGAATGGGATCGCCGGGGACAGGGGAACCAGGGGCCGGGCTCCCCGGCGCCGGGTTCCCAGGGCCCGGGATACCCTCCGCCGAATACCCCGGGGCGCCCGGGACAGGGCTATCCGGCGCAGGGCGGCCCGCAGGGGTACCCGCCGGGCCCTCCGCCCCAGGGGCCGCCTCAGGGCCCGCCCCCGCGGGGGCCGATGCCGCAGGGCAGGCCGGGGACGCGTCCGGGCCCGCAGGCGCCCGGTCCGAGGACCCCGCAGCAGTACCCGGGCCCGCCGACGGGCCGGCCGCCGGGCACGGCGAACCGCGCCGCCGAGACGGTGGTTGA